A region of Scleropages formosus chromosome 2, fSclFor1.1, whole genome shotgun sequence DNA encodes the following proteins:
- the LOC108931063 gene encoding protein NLRC3-like encodes MKRNMSKDKLIMFNDGQNSVSQSIQQKRSMSPAPSCEFMKSDWSMPCSEDKLLMTCQQKLKSHLKKKFECLFDGQAKQGNPTLLNDIYTELYITEGGSGGMSDEHEVRHIEKALKEPATLETKIKYSEIFTPLLGKVTHIRTVLTQGIAGIGKTVTVQKFILDWAEGKANQDINFIFPLPFRDLNLIKDKEFSLTQLIHYFLPELKEFGITQLLNYKILFVFDGLDECRLPLDFKNNEICSDVTKTTSQDALLTNLMKGNLFPSALIWITSRPAASSQIPPECVDRMTEIRGFNDPQKEEYFKKRFSDENLAKRIIAHLKSSRSLYIMCHIPVFCWISATVLERLFVEKHKGKIPKTLTEMYTHFLIFQISLKNEKYLEKQEMEPLKSLELDKEFVLKLGKLAFKNFDKGNLIFYEEDLREFGIDVNEASVYSGVCTEMFRQEIGLYEGKVFCFVHLSVQEYLAALNQFLSNTDPNLLKKTVDQALESKNGHLDLYLRFLLGLSMEYNQKLLKGLDPQERWQFIKRDIVHYINQKMSESVPAEKAIYLFHCLNELNCNSLVKQVQDYLKTGNLSEKESSPAQWSALAFVLMMSAEEMDELDLKNCTLRDEGLQRMLPVIQVSKTALLNNCSLTERCCEALASTLRSESNLRVLDLSNNDLQDSGVELLSAGLGYQHCKLDTLRLSGCCVTERGCTSLASALHSNPSSHLRELDLSYNHPGDSGVKLLFDLQQDPTCKLETLNVDHGGKCRIRPGPLKYSCQLTLDQNTTNTHLYLSLKNKKVTWRSEKQPYPDHPDRFVNRPQVLCAESLSGRCYWEVQWNGCGAVIGVTYGGIGRKGNGVDCGIGYNDKSWCLYCTRDSYSVRHNDKETPVTVPQSSRRVGVYLDWVSGTLSFYSVFPGELSFLYRFTSTFTEPLCPVFYIYWDSSVFLFTLGKENTHAQVLSES; translated from the exons ATGAAGAGAAACATGTCTAAGGATAAACTTATCATGTTTAATGATGGACAGAATTCTGTGAGTCAAAG TATCCAGCAGAAGAGATCGATGTCACCTGCACCCAGCTGCGAATTTATGAAGAGTGACTGGTCAATGCCATGTTCTGAAG ataaaCTCCTGATGACATGTCAGCAGAAATTGAAATCCCATCTGAAGAAGAAGTTTGAGTGTCTTTTTGACGGACAAGCTAAACAAGGAAACCCAACCCTTCTGAATGacatttacacagagctctacataaCTGAAGGTGGTTCTGGTGGGATGagtgatgaacatgaagtgagacaCATTGAGAAAGCACTCAAGGAACCAGCTACACTAGAAactaaaatcaaatacagtgaaatttttacACCCTTACTTGGAAAAGTAACACATATAAGAACCGTGCTGACACAGGGGATTGCAGGAATTGGGAAAACAGTGACTGTGCAAaaatttattcttgactgggcagaaggaaaagcaaatcaagacattaatttcatatttcctcttcctttccgGGACCTCAATTTGATAAAGGATAAAGAATTCAGTTTAACACAACTGATTCATTACTTTCTTCCAGAACTCAAAGAGTTTGGAATCACTCAGCTTTTGAATTACAaaattttgtttgtctttgatggtctggatgagtgTCGCCTTCCTTTAGATTTTAAGAACAATGAGATCTGTTCTGATGTGACAAAGACAACTTCACAGGATGCGTTGTTGACCAACCTCATGAAGGGGAatctgtttccttctgctctcatctggataacTTCCCGTCCAGCAGCCAGCAGTCAGATCCCTCCAGAGTGTGTCGATCGAATGACAGAGATACGAGGGTTCAATGATCCTCAGAAGGAGGAGTACTTCAAGAAGAGATTCAGTGATGAGAATCTGGCTAAAAGGATCATCGCACATCTGAAGTCATCAAGGAGcctctacatcatgtgtcacattccagtcttctgttggatttcagccactgttcttgagaggctctttgttgagaaacacaaaggaaaaattcCCAAGactctcactgagatgtacacacacttcctgatctTTCAGATAAGTCTGAAGAATGAGAAGTAtctggaaaaacaagaaatggaGCCTCTGAAATCTTTAGAATTAGATAAAGAATTTGTTCTGAAACTGGGGAAGTTGGCTTTCAAAAACTTTGATAAAGGcaatctcatattttatgaggaagatcTCAGAGAGTTTGGCATTGATGTCAATGAAGCTTCGGTGTattctggagtgtgtacagaaatgTTTAGACAGGAGATCGGGTTGTATGAGGGGAAGGTTTTCTGCTTTGTACATCTCAGTGTTCAGGAGTATCTTGCTGCTTTAAATCAGTTTCTGTCAAATACTGACCCCAACCTGCTAAAGAAAACAGTGGATCAAGCTTTAgagagcaagaatggacacttagacctctacctccgcttccttcttggcctttcaaTGGAATATAATCAAAAGCTATTAAAAGGGCTGGACCCACAGGAAAGATGGCAGTTTATTAAGAGAGACatagtacattacattaatcaGAAGATGAGTGAGAGTGTACCTGCAGAGAAGGCCATTTATCTCTTTCATtgtctgaatgaactgaattgCAATTCTCTGGTGAAACAAGTCCAGGACTACCTGAAAACAGGAAATCTTTCAGAAAAGGAAAGTAGTCCTGcacagtggtcagctctggcctttgtctTGATGATGTCAGCAGAGGAAATGGATGAGTTGGACCTGAAAAACTGCACCTTACGTGATGAAGGTCTTCAGAGGATGCTACCAGTGATCCAGGTCTCCAAAACTGCTCT GCTCAACAATTGTTCTCTAACTGAAAGATGTTGTGAAGCTTTGGCCTCAACTCTGAGATCAGAGTCAAACCTGAGAGTGTTAGATCTGAGTAACAATGatctgcaggattcaggagtggaactgctctctgctggactgggataccaacactgtaaactggacacactgag actgtctggctgttgtgtcacagagagaggttgtacttctctggcttcagctctgcattCAAACCCctcttcacacctgagagagctggatttaagctacaatcacccaggggactcaggagtgaagctgctctttgATCTACAGCAGGATCCCACCTGTAAACTTGAGACACTGAA tgtggaccatggtggaaagtgcaggatcagaccagggcccctaaaat ACTCCTGTCAGCTCACACTGGACCAGAACACAaccaacacacacctgtatctaTCTCTCAAGAACAAGAAGGTGACATGGAGGAGTGAGAAACAACCGTATCCTGATCACCCAGACAGATTTGTCAACAGGCCCCAAGTTCTGTGTGCAGAGAGTCTGTCtggtcgctgttactgggaggttcagtggaaTGGATGTGGAGCTGTAATAGGAGTGACTTATGGAGGAATCGGGAGGAAAGGAAACGGTGTTGACTGTGGGATTGGATACAATGACAAGTCCTGGTGTCTGTACTGCACTCGTGACAGTTACTCTGTCCGACACAATGACAAAGAGACTCCTGTGACTGTACCGCAATCCTCCcgcagagtaggagtgtatcTGGACTGGGTgtccggcactctgtccttctacagtgtcTTTCCTGGTGAACTGAGCTTCCTCtacaggttcacctccacattcactgagcccctctgtcctgttttttacatttactgggACTCCTCAGTGTTCCTGTTTACAttgggaaaggaaaacacacacgcacaagtaTTGTCAGagtcataa